GTGCTGGAGCACCTGTCGGATCCGGAGCGGGCGCTGAGCGAACTCCGGCGTGTGCTGCGGCCTGGCGGCACCGTCACCGTGATCGAGGGGGACCACGGGTCGGCCTTCTTCCACCCCGCCGGCGCGTACGCCGCCGCGGTGATCCACTGCCAGGTCCGCCTGCAGGCGGCCGCGGGCGGGAACGCGCTGATCGGCCGCCAACTGCTGCCGCTGCTGGCCGCCGCCGGGTACGCGGACCCCGTGGTCCGCCCGTGCACCGTGTCCACCGACCGGACCAGGGCGGCCTTGGTCGACGGCTTCACCCGGGACACCTTCGTCGCCATGGTGGCCTCGGTCCGGGCCGAGGCGCTGGCGGCCGGTCTGAGCACCGCCGCCGACTGGGACCGGGGTATCGCGGAGCTTCGCCGCACGACGGAGGGGGACGGGACCTTCCACTACACGTTCTTCAAGGCCGTCGCCATGAACCCGCCCGGGGTGTCCGCGCCGGTGGCCGTTGACCCCCACGGCCCGGACCGCGACCACGACTCCGAGA
The sequence above is drawn from the Kitasatospora sp. NBC_00315 genome and encodes:
- a CDS encoding methyltransferase domain-containing protein — translated: MDTATATPGAGTTTGYVHGYSQLEATRLGDQADTLAAVLHEGVRYPAGSRVLEIGCGVGAQTVHLALGSPGARIVAVDRSEESLAQARGRVAASAPTADVRWLRADVFDLPFDRAEFDHVFVCFVLEHLSDPERALSELRRVLRPGGTVTVIEGDHGSAFFHPAGAYAAAVIHCQVRLQAAAGGNALIGRQLLPLLAAAGYADPVVRPCTVSTDRTRAALVDGFTRDTFVAMVASVRAEALAAGLSTAADWDRGIAELRRTTEGDGTFHYTFFKAVAMNPPGVSAPVAVDPHGPDRDHDSETTPTAPGP